The following are encoded together in the Oreochromis niloticus isolate F11D_XX linkage group LG12, O_niloticus_UMD_NMBU, whole genome shotgun sequence genome:
- the serinc5 gene encoding serine incorporator 5 isoform X1 encodes MCTPCCIAQLACCCGSAACSCCCNCCPKIKQSTGTRVMYALYFLLVTVLCAIMMSPTVEQALKENIPFYTEFCQTVNAGENCKTLVGYAAVYKVCFGMACFFLFFCMFTIRVNNSTGCRAAVHNGFWLLKFIVLVACCAGGFFLPNESTFLEVWRYIGAIGGFFFLLIQLMLLVEFAHRWNANWYSGVKYNRLWYAALAFVTLVLFSVGVGAVIFMGIFYTHPEACLLNKIFLGINGSLCLVVSLLAISPFIQKLQPNSGLLQPGVITVYVMYLTFSAFSSKPKEMVVIDGVNTTVCVFPFNSGTESDKKIVTGLGTVILFGCVLYSCLTSTTRRSSAALRVCRNTEPETERARCCFCFGDDTEEYDEEKTGSGQNVVYDEREGTIYSYAFFHFVFFLGSLYVMMTVTNWFHYDDHKIEKLLDGSWSVFWIKMASCWVCLILYMWTLIAPIVCPKRFEA; translated from the exons CTGGCCTGCTGCTGCGGCTCAGCGGCCTGCTCGTGCTGCTGTAACTGCTGCCCGAAGATCAAACAATCCACAGGGACCCGAGTCATGTATGCCTTGTACTTCCTGTTGGTCACCGTCCTCTGTGCCATCATGATGTCCCCCACTGTGGAGCAGGCATTGAAAGAGAAC ATCCCCTTCTACACTGAGTTTTGCCAGACGGTGAATGCAGGAGAAAACTGCAAAACTCTGGTTGGATACGCTGCTGTGTACAAGGTGTGCTTTGGCATGGCCTgcttcttcttgttcttctgtATGTTCACTATACGGGTCAACAACAGCACGGGCTGCCGGGCAGCCGTACATAACGG ATTCTGGTTACTGAAGTTTATCGTGCTGGTGGCGTGTTGCGCTGGAGGCTTCTTCCTCCCCAATGAGTCAACATTTCTGGAAG TTTGGCGCTACATAGGAGCCATTGGCGGGTTCTTTTTCCTACTGATCCAGCTCATGCTGTTGGTGGAGTTTGCACACAGATGGAACGCAAACTG GTATTCAGGAGTGAAGTATAACCGCCTGTGGTACGCAGCACTGGCCTTTGTGACTCTGGTTCTGTTCAGCGTTGGAGTCGGAGCCGTGATCTTCATGGGTATTTTCTACACTCACCCCGAGGCTTGTTTACTCAATAAGATTTTTCTGGGCATCAACGGCAGCCTCTGCCTCGTCGTCTCCCTGCTGGCCATCTCCCCGTTCATACAGAAAC TGCAGCCCAACTCAGGACTTTTGCAGCCAGGAGTCATCACTGTCTATGTCATGTACCTCACCTTCTCAGCCTTTTCCAGCAAGCCAAAAGAAA TGGTGGTAATCGATGGTGTGAACACTACCGTATGTGTGTTCCCCTTCAACTCTGGGACAGAAAGCGACAAAAAGATTGTGACTGGACTGGGAACCGTCATCCTGTTTGGCTGTGTCCTTTACTCTTG CCTGACGTCCACCACTCGACGAAGCTCAGCAGCGCTCAGAGTGTGTAGGAACACTGAGCCGGAGACAGAG AGAGCTCGCTGCTGTTTCTGCTTTGGAGATGACACAG AAGAATACGATGAGGAGAAGACGGGTTCAGGCCAGAATGTGGTGTATGACGAGAGAGAGGGAACCATCTACAGTTACGCCTTCTTTCACTTTGTCTTCTTCCTTGGCTCCCTGTATGTCATGATGACCGTCACCAACTGGTTTCA CTACGACGACCACAAGATTGAGAAGCTTTTGGACGGGAGCTGGTCAGTGTTCTGGATCAAGATGGCCTCCTGTTGGGTGTGTCTCATCCTCTACATGTGGACCCTCATCGCCCCCATCGTCTGCCCAAAGCGCTTTGAGGCCTAG
- the serinc5 gene encoding serine incorporator 5 isoform X2, whose product MYALYFLLVTVLCAIMMSPTVEQALKENIPFYTEFCQTVNAGENCKTLVGYAAVYKVCFGMACFFLFFCMFTIRVNNSTGCRAAVHNGFWLLKFIVLVACCAGGFFLPNESTFLEVWRYIGAIGGFFFLLIQLMLLVEFAHRWNANWYSGVKYNRLWYAALAFVTLVLFSVGVGAVIFMGIFYTHPEACLLNKIFLGINGSLCLVVSLLAISPFIQKLQPNSGLLQPGVITVYVMYLTFSAFSSKPKEMVVIDGVNTTVCVFPFNSGTESDKKIVTGLGTVILFGCVLYSCLTSTTRRSSAALRVCRNTEPETERARCCFCFGDDTEEYDEEKTGSGQNVVYDEREGTIYSYAFFHFVFFLGSLYVMMTVTNWFHYDDHKIEKLLDGSWSVFWIKMASCWVCLILYMWTLIAPIVCPKRFEA is encoded by the exons ATGTATGCCTTGTACTTCCTGTTGGTCACCGTCCTCTGTGCCATCATGATGTCCCCCACTGTGGAGCAGGCATTGAAAGAGAAC ATCCCCTTCTACACTGAGTTTTGCCAGACGGTGAATGCAGGAGAAAACTGCAAAACTCTGGTTGGATACGCTGCTGTGTACAAGGTGTGCTTTGGCATGGCCTgcttcttcttgttcttctgtATGTTCACTATACGGGTCAACAACAGCACGGGCTGCCGGGCAGCCGTACATAACGG ATTCTGGTTACTGAAGTTTATCGTGCTGGTGGCGTGTTGCGCTGGAGGCTTCTTCCTCCCCAATGAGTCAACATTTCTGGAAG TTTGGCGCTACATAGGAGCCATTGGCGGGTTCTTTTTCCTACTGATCCAGCTCATGCTGTTGGTGGAGTTTGCACACAGATGGAACGCAAACTG GTATTCAGGAGTGAAGTATAACCGCCTGTGGTACGCAGCACTGGCCTTTGTGACTCTGGTTCTGTTCAGCGTTGGAGTCGGAGCCGTGATCTTCATGGGTATTTTCTACACTCACCCCGAGGCTTGTTTACTCAATAAGATTTTTCTGGGCATCAACGGCAGCCTCTGCCTCGTCGTCTCCCTGCTGGCCATCTCCCCGTTCATACAGAAAC TGCAGCCCAACTCAGGACTTTTGCAGCCAGGAGTCATCACTGTCTATGTCATGTACCTCACCTTCTCAGCCTTTTCCAGCAAGCCAAAAGAAA TGGTGGTAATCGATGGTGTGAACACTACCGTATGTGTGTTCCCCTTCAACTCTGGGACAGAAAGCGACAAAAAGATTGTGACTGGACTGGGAACCGTCATCCTGTTTGGCTGTGTCCTTTACTCTTG CCTGACGTCCACCACTCGACGAAGCTCAGCAGCGCTCAGAGTGTGTAGGAACACTGAGCCGGAGACAGAG AGAGCTCGCTGCTGTTTCTGCTTTGGAGATGACACAG AAGAATACGATGAGGAGAAGACGGGTTCAGGCCAGAATGTGGTGTATGACGAGAGAGAGGGAACCATCTACAGTTACGCCTTCTTTCACTTTGTCTTCTTCCTTGGCTCCCTGTATGTCATGATGACCGTCACCAACTGGTTTCA CTACGACGACCACAAGATTGAGAAGCTTTTGGACGGGAGCTGGTCAGTGTTCTGGATCAAGATGGCCTCCTGTTGGGTGTGTCTCATCCTCTACATGTGGACCCTCATCGCCCCCATCGTCTGCCCAAAGCGCTTTGAGGCCTAG